From a region of the Pectobacterium aquaticum genome:
- the hutX gene encoding heme utilization cystosolic carrier protein HutX gives MTMTLNELLATNPDGTLEEIAGKYNTSLFAVVEALPAAQRTLAASDRFDHVWDTIATWGEVTLISHTADAILEFKSELPTGTHRHGYFNLRGKNGLSGHIRATSCQHIAFIERKFMGMDTASVVFFNASGTAMFKIFLGRDSHRQLLSAQVEAFRALASELQPEQV, from the coding sequence ATGACGATGACACTGAATGAATTACTGGCAACCAACCCTGATGGCACGCTGGAAGAGATTGCCGGAAAATATAATACCTCGCTGTTTGCTGTCGTTGAGGCCTTGCCTGCGGCGCAGCGTACGCTGGCGGCGAGCGATCGTTTCGATCACGTCTGGGACACGATTGCGACCTGGGGTGAAGTGACGCTAATCAGCCACACGGCGGACGCGATTCTGGAATTCAAGAGCGAGCTGCCAACCGGTACGCATCGCCACGGTTACTTTAACCTGCGCGGTAAAAATGGCCTGAGCGGACATATCCGCGCAACGAGCTGTCAGCACATTGCGTTTATTGAACGTAAATTCATGGGGATGGACACGGCGTCCGTGGTGTTCTTTAATGCCAGCGGTACGGCGATGTTTAAAATTTTCCTTGGACGAGACAGCCACCGCCAACTGCTGAGCGCTCAGGTTGAGGCGTTCCGTGCGCTGGCGAGTGAATTACAACCGGAGCAGGTATGA
- a CDS encoding NAD(P)H-binding protein — protein sequence MTWLLFGAGNGVGACLLQRAIECEQAVVLVLRNPEQAKHWREQGMTVVEGDACEPETVAEACRVAGPSAIVVSTMGGGTVNYQGHRTVIDGAEQAGLKRMLLVTSLGCGDSWPLLSPRARAAFGFAVREKSLAESWLQSSTLDHCIVRPGGLLDVVATHNAKLTQGAATLGLVSRWDVALAVDQLLQQPVFGNHIYNLIDPDLTMPAIP from the coding sequence ATGACGTGGTTACTTTTCGGCGCAGGCAATGGGGTCGGCGCCTGCTTATTACAGCGCGCTATTGAGTGCGAGCAGGCGGTCGTACTCGTATTACGTAATCCTGAACAGGCCAAACACTGGCGTGAGCAGGGAATGACGGTAGTAGAAGGCGATGCTTGCGAGCCGGAAACGGTCGCGGAAGCCTGTCGTGTGGCGGGGCCTTCTGCCATTGTGGTATCGACAATGGGCGGCGGCACGGTAAATTATCAGGGTCATCGCACGGTGATCGATGGTGCCGAACAGGCAGGCCTCAAGCGTATGCTGCTGGTGACGTCACTGGGCTGCGGCGATAGCTGGCCGCTGTTGTCGCCACGCGCCAGAGCTGCGTTTGGCTTCGCGGTACGTGAGAAATCGCTGGCAGAAAGCTGGTTGCAAAGCAGTACGTTGGATCACTGTATTGTTCGTCCCGGCGGTCTGCTGGACGTGGTTGCGACGCACAATGCAAAACTGACGCAGGGTGCTGCTACGCTGGGGTTGGTGTCACGCTGGGATGTCGCGCTGGCGGTTGATCAACTGTTGCAGCAACCCGTGTTTGGCAATCACATCTACAATCTGATCGATCCCGATCTCACGATGCCCGCCATTCCGTAA
- a CDS encoding glutamine amidotransferase, whose translation MSEKVLLVIQLGQPPEGIASQVGQQGKWFTDAVQGNTQPVQVVRPDLGERLPSFDTLAAVVISGSWSMVTDRLDWSEYTAGWLREAYYADVPLLGVCYGHQLLADALGGKVGDNPNGKEVGVQVVTIHEAAAQDILLRDYPPQFGAYLTHQQSVLEPPEGAQVLASSEMDGCQIIRYSDKVLTVQFHPEFSADIMLTCLRYNEAALRQGGWDVDRMMDIPQEPVWARKILLDFVQRYAAK comes from the coding sequence ATGAGCGAAAAGGTATTGCTGGTGATTCAGTTAGGCCAACCGCCGGAAGGCATTGCGTCTCAGGTTGGGCAACAGGGGAAGTGGTTTACCGATGCGGTGCAGGGGAACACGCAGCCGGTGCAGGTGGTCCGTCCCGATCTCGGAGAGCGACTGCCATCGTTCGATACGCTGGCGGCGGTGGTAATCTCCGGCTCGTGGTCGATGGTCACCGATCGACTGGACTGGAGCGAATACACCGCAGGCTGGCTGCGTGAAGCGTATTACGCGGATGTTCCGCTGCTGGGCGTGTGCTATGGGCACCAACTGCTCGCCGATGCGCTGGGCGGTAAAGTGGGGGATAACCCGAACGGCAAGGAAGTGGGTGTTCAGGTTGTGACAATCCATGAAGCCGCGGCGCAAGACATCTTACTGCGTGATTATCCGCCGCAGTTTGGTGCTTATCTGACCCATCAGCAATCCGTGCTGGAACCGCCGGAAGGTGCACAGGTGCTGGCAAGTTCAGAGATGGATGGCTGCCAGATTATCCGCTATAGCGATAAAGTCCTGACCGTGCAATTTCACCCGGAATTCAGTGCGGACATCATGCTGACGTGCTTGCGTTATAATGAAGCGGCGCTACGGCAGGGCGGCTGGGATGTCGATCGGATGATGGATATTCCGCAGGAGCCCGTCTGGGCGCGCAAGATTCTGTTGGATTTTGTACAACGCTACGCGGCGAAATAG
- a CDS encoding YlaC family protein, translated as MDEVKRLLTEEIERINREEKRDNKIRFSRKFMQSHPYLFAAMLVSYVPVAIILFYAPYFGLPYLIGFTVFLLVMTLALSVDINPTYRFEDIDTLDLRVCYNGEWFTVRHVSQDTQDKLLRNEQVPSAVKAGIEQIRRTKGDVDFYDVFSLAYRQQSSR; from the coding sequence ATGGATGAAGTAAAACGCCTTCTGACCGAAGAGATCGAACGTATTAATCGGGAAGAAAAACGCGACAATAAAATACGTTTTAGCCGCAAATTCATGCAGTCACACCCCTATCTGTTTGCCGCGATGCTGGTGAGCTACGTGCCGGTCGCGATCATCCTCTTTTATGCCCCTTATTTTGGTTTACCGTATCTGATCGGCTTTACGGTTTTCCTGCTGGTGATGACGCTGGCGCTCTCGGTAGATATCAACCCGACCTATCGCTTTGAAGACATTGATACGCTGGATCTCCGTGTTTGTTATAACGGCGAGTGGTTTACGGTCCGCCACGTATCACAGGACACGCAGGATAAGCTGCTACGCAACGAGCAGGTGCCATCAGCCGTGAAAGCAGGGATAGAGCAAATTCGACGTACGAAAGGTGACGTTGATTTCTACGATGTTTTCTCGCTAGCCTACCGTCAACAGTCTTCCCGTTAG
- a CDS encoding Rha family transcriptional regulator, producing the protein MRAIKRLEVDCPPEFNHLNFEEVEYIDKKGEMRRMYSMTKDGFMLVVMGFTGKAAMQSKITYIQAFNWMAGQLQNRQLMGEEAMHQLATEDTRSKLKGTIGS; encoded by the coding sequence ATCCGAGCGATTAAACGGTTAGAGGTTGATTGTCCTCCTGAATTCAACCACCTCAATTTTGAGGAGGTTGAATATATTGATAAAAAAGGAGAAATGCGCCGTATGTACAGCATGACAAAAGACGGCTTCATGCTGGTAGTTATGGGATTCACGGGTAAAGCAGCCATGCAAAGCAAAATAACCTACATTCAGGCTTTCAACTGGATGGCTGGACAGTTACAGAACCGCCAACTAATGGGCGAAGAGGCAATGCACCAATTAGCGACAGAGGATACCAGATCGAAGCTGAAAGGCACTATCGGCAGCTGA
- the hutW gene encoding heme anaerobic degradation radical SAM methyltransferase ChuW/HutW, with the protein MNIDLTPYYAEPGEQPFGARRMAMPWRNSVPLSPEQIPAGWQTLKQQIVPARKRLLYLHIPFCATHCTFCGFYQNKLRDDSTATYTRYLLQELAMEADSPLHQSAPIHAVYFGGGTPTALAADELSQIIRAIRTSLPLAPDCEITVEGRAMDFDDERIDACLDAGANRFSIGIQTFDTRIRQRMARTSDKQQSIRFLERLCERDRAAVVCDLMFGLPEQTPEIWREDLAIVSDLPLDGVDLYALNLLPTTPLAKAAENQRVALPDVVARRDFYRTGAAFLADAGWHQLSNSHWARTTRERNLYNLLIKQGADCLAMGSGAGGNINGQAYMMERSLERYYQQIDQGQKPIMMMTPASPTGPWQHQLQAGIEVGRIKLPQLTQHARELQPLLSQWHQAGLTCDDSTCLRLTNDGRFWANNLMQALQQIIPQLNAEEHAH; encoded by the coding sequence ATGAACATCGATTTGACGCCGTATTATGCCGAGCCCGGTGAGCAGCCTTTTGGTGCCCGACGTATGGCAATGCCTTGGCGCAACTCTGTGCCGCTTTCACCAGAACAGATTCCGGCCGGTTGGCAGACGCTGAAGCAGCAGATCGTGCCTGCGCGTAAGCGTCTGCTCTATCTGCACATTCCTTTCTGCGCCACGCACTGCACGTTCTGCGGTTTTTATCAAAACAAACTGCGTGATGACAGCACGGCGACCTATACCCGCTATCTGTTGCAGGAATTGGCGATGGAAGCGGACAGCCCACTGCATCAGTCTGCGCCGATTCATGCGGTGTATTTTGGTGGTGGTACGCCAACGGCGCTGGCGGCCGATGAGCTGTCGCAGATCATTCGCGCGATCCGTACTTCTCTGCCGTTGGCACCGGACTGTGAAATCACGGTGGAAGGGCGGGCGATGGATTTTGACGATGAGCGGATCGATGCCTGTCTGGATGCCGGAGCGAACCGCTTCTCCATCGGGATTCAGACGTTCGATACTCGCATCCGTCAGCGTATGGCGCGTACGTCGGATAAGCAGCAGTCAATTCGCTTCCTTGAGCGCCTGTGCGAGCGAGACAGAGCCGCCGTAGTGTGCGATCTGATGTTCGGCCTGCCGGAACAAACGCCGGAAATCTGGCGCGAAGATCTGGCGATCGTCAGTGATTTACCGTTAGACGGCGTCGATCTGTATGCGCTTAATCTGTTACCGACCACGCCGCTGGCGAAAGCGGCCGAAAACCAGCGTGTCGCGCTGCCTGATGTGGTGGCCCGTCGTGACTTTTACCGAACTGGCGCGGCATTTCTGGCCGATGCTGGCTGGCACCAGCTTAGCAACAGTCACTGGGCACGCACCACGCGTGAACGCAACTTGTACAACCTGCTGATTAAACAGGGCGCGGACTGTCTGGCAATGGGCAGCGGCGCGGGCGGCAATATAAACGGGCAAGCCTACATGATGGAACGTAGCCTGGAGCGCTACTACCAGCAGATCGATCAGGGGCAAAAACCGATCATGATGATGACGCCAGCCAGTCCGACCGGGCCGTGGCAGCATCAGCTTCAGGCGGGTATTGAGGTTGGCCGTATTAAGCTGCCTCAACTGACCCAACATGCCCGTGAACTTCAGCCGTTGCTTAGCCAATGGCATCAGGCCGGGTTGACCTGTGACGATTCCACCTGCCTGCGCCTGACCAACGATGGCCGCTTCTGGGCGAATAACCTGATGCAGGCATTACAACAAATTATCCCCCAGCTTAATGCCGAAGAGCATGCGCACTAA
- a CDS encoding PLP-dependent aminotransferase family protein produces the protein MAKFEQLAHQIREQLQEGIWQPGDKLPSLREKSLHSGMSLMTVLHAYQLLESQGLIVSRPQSGYYAAPKLSTLPADSLHSPVGQERVQLTEDVDVNAFIFDVLQASKDPAVMPFGSAFPDPQLFPQRQLTRSLASVARHMQPHSALDNLPPGNESLRKNIAQRYALQGIAVSPDEIVITAGAMESLNLSLQALTEPGDYVVIESPAFYGALQAIERLKLKAIAIATDPQQGIDLDALQQALNDYPIKACWLMTNFHNPLGCTLSWEKKQRLVVMLEKHGVGLVEDDVYSELYTGLQRPLPAKALDKKGSILHCSSFSKNLVAGFRIGWVAAGSYAGSIQRLQLMSTLSTSAPMQLAIADYLATSSYDSHLRRLRRALEQRKHAALQSLRRHLPGDVLINHSQGGYFLWLELPEGVSSTELYRRALERGVSIAPGKMFTTGDKYDRYFRFNASYEWDERCEQSVIVLAALIRSQISERLTRSPL, from the coding sequence ATGGCAAAGTTTGAACAGCTCGCTCACCAGATCCGTGAGCAGCTTCAGGAAGGGATCTGGCAGCCGGGCGACAAACTGCCCTCGCTGCGGGAAAAATCACTGCATTCGGGTATGAGCCTGATGACCGTGCTGCACGCCTATCAGCTGCTGGAAAGTCAGGGGCTGATTGTGTCGCGTCCACAGTCGGGTTATTACGCGGCACCAAAGCTGTCCACGCTACCAGCAGACAGCCTGCATTCGCCCGTGGGGCAGGAGCGCGTTCAACTGACCGAAGACGTAGACGTCAACGCGTTCATTTTTGATGTGCTTCAGGCCAGCAAAGATCCGGCGGTCATGCCGTTCGGATCGGCGTTTCCCGATCCACAGCTCTTTCCACAGCGTCAGTTGACACGCTCGCTGGCCTCGGTGGCGCGTCATATGCAGCCACACAGCGCGCTGGATAACTTGCCGCCGGGTAATGAAAGCCTGAGGAAGAACATTGCTCAGCGCTACGCGTTGCAGGGGATTGCCGTCTCTCCCGATGAGATTGTGATTACGGCGGGCGCGATGGAGTCCCTTAATCTCAGCCTTCAGGCGCTGACGGAACCGGGCGATTATGTGGTGATCGAATCTCCCGCTTTTTATGGCGCGCTACAGGCGATCGAACGCCTCAAACTCAAAGCGATTGCGATTGCAACCGATCCACAGCAGGGCATCGATCTTGATGCGTTGCAGCAGGCGCTGAACGACTATCCGATCAAAGCCTGCTGGCTGATGACCAATTTTCATAACCCGCTCGGCTGCACGCTGTCCTGGGAGAAGAAACAGCGGCTGGTGGTGATGCTGGAAAAACATGGTGTCGGGCTGGTAGAGGATGACGTCTACAGCGAGCTTTATACGGGCCTGCAACGTCCGTTGCCCGCAAAAGCGTTGGATAAAAAAGGCTCGATTCTGCACTGCTCCTCGTTTTCTAAAAATCTGGTGGCGGGGTTCCGCATCGGCTGGGTGGCGGCCGGAAGCTATGCGGGCAGCATTCAGCGTTTACAGCTGATGAGTACCTTATCAACCAGTGCACCTATGCAACTGGCGATTGCGGATTATCTGGCGACCAGCAGCTATGACAGCCACCTGCGTCGCCTGCGACGAGCGCTGGAACAGCGTAAACACGCGGCGTTACAGTCGCTACGACGACACCTCCCGGGCGATGTCCTCATTAATCATTCGCAAGGTGGTTATTTTCTCTGGCTGGAGTTGCCTGAAGGTGTCAGCAGCACGGAGCTATACCGCCGCGCGCTGGAACGAGGCGTCAGTATTGCGCCGGGGAAAATGTTCACGACCGGTGACAAATACGATCGTTATTTCCGCTTCAACGCCTCCTATGAATGGGACGAGCGCTGTGAACAAAGCGTGATCGTATTGGCAGCGCTGATTCGATCGCAGATAAGCGAGCGTTTGACCCGATCACCCCTTTAG